From Streptomyces sp. 6-11-2, one genomic window encodes:
- a CDS encoding bifunctional methylenetetrahydrofolate dehydrogenase/methenyltetrahydrofolate cyclohydrolase: MTAQILDGKATAAEIKTDLTARVAALKEKGVTPGLGTILVGDDPGSRKYVAGKHRDCAQVGIASIQRELPATATQDEIEAVVRELNEDPACTGYIVQLPLPKGIDENRVLELMDPDKDADGLHPMNLGRLVLNEPAPLPCTPNGVLTLLRRHGVEIKGAEVVVVGRGVTIGRPMPLLLTRRSENATVTQCHTGTRDLSAHLRRADIIVAAAGSPHLIRAEDVKPGAAVLDVGVSRNAEGKIVGDVHPDVAQVAGWLSPNPGGVGPMTRAELLVNVVEAAERSVG; the protein is encoded by the coding sequence ATGACCGCCCAGATTCTCGATGGCAAGGCCACCGCAGCCGAGATCAAAACCGATCTGACCGCCCGTGTGGCGGCGCTGAAGGAGAAGGGCGTCACGCCCGGACTCGGCACGATCCTGGTCGGGGACGACCCCGGCAGCCGCAAGTACGTCGCCGGCAAGCATCGTGACTGCGCCCAGGTCGGCATCGCCTCCATCCAGCGGGAACTGCCGGCCACGGCGACCCAGGACGAGATCGAGGCGGTCGTCCGGGAGCTGAACGAGGACCCCGCCTGCACCGGCTACATCGTCCAGTTGCCCCTGCCCAAGGGCATCGACGAGAACCGCGTCCTGGAGCTGATGGACCCGGACAAGGACGCGGACGGCCTGCACCCGATGAACCTCGGCCGGCTCGTCCTCAACGAGCCCGCCCCGCTGCCCTGCACCCCCAACGGCGTGCTGACGCTGCTGCGCCGCCACGGCGTGGAGATCAAGGGCGCCGAGGTCGTGGTCGTCGGCCGCGGCGTGACCATCGGCCGGCCGATGCCGCTGCTGCTGACCCGGCGCAGCGAGAACGCCACGGTGACCCAGTGCCACACCGGCACCCGCGACCTGTCCGCGCACCTGCGCCGCGCGGACATCATCGTCGCCGCGGCCGGCTCCCCGCACCTGATCCGCGCCGAGGACGTCAAGCCCGGCGCGGCCGTCCTCGACGTCGGTGTCTCCCGCAACGCCGAGGGCAAGATCGTCGGCGACGTTCACCCGGACGTGGCCCAGGTCGCCGGCTGGCTGTCCCCGAACCCCGGCGGAGTCGGCCCGATGACCCGGGCCGAGCTGCTGGTGAACGTGGTCGAGGCGGCGGAGCGCAGTGTCGGCTGA
- a CDS encoding RNA polymerase sigma factor — MTNCHANPLPSPTEGRCSGTAAALTRNQTVDEADGALTPAQAFDILYAFCAPALVRQAYLLTGRRERACRSVERAFQLAWQRWPEVAHDRDPAGWVRAVVHECALSPWHLFRRRGHVPDPLSDPADRALQRALLLLPPSYRRTLVLYDGVGLDLPETAAETEASTPAAANRLMHAREALAARLPELSDPAELHRRLVRLASAERLGAGEPAGVRTAGERRTRFWTRSAIAFTATIIGATTLTLRTAPMHYLAPVSPGHTVQGLPAQGMLGPLSPEALALRAGLRKEAAGGPERLAPEPR; from the coding sequence ATGACGAACTGTCATGCGAACCCGCTGCCATCACCCACGGAGGGCCGGTGCTCCGGCACGGCCGCCGCCCTGACGCGCAATCAGACCGTCGACGAGGCGGACGGCGCCCTGACGCCCGCTCAGGCCTTCGACATCCTCTACGCGTTCTGCGCCCCCGCCCTCGTACGGCAGGCCTATCTGCTCACCGGCCGGCGCGAGCGGGCGTGCAGGTCCGTGGAACGGGCCTTCCAACTGGCCTGGCAGCGCTGGCCGGAGGTGGCCCACGACCGGGACCCGGCGGGCTGGGTGCGAGCGGTGGTGCACGAGTGCGCGCTGTCCCCCTGGCACCTCTTCCGCCGGCGCGGCCACGTCCCCGACCCGCTGTCCGACCCCGCGGACCGCGCGCTGCAACGCGCCCTGCTGCTGCTCCCGCCGTCATACCGCCGCACCCTGGTGCTCTACGACGGTGTCGGCCTCGACCTGCCCGAGACGGCGGCGGAGACGGAGGCGAGCACCCCGGCCGCGGCGAACCGGCTGATGCACGCGCGCGAGGCGCTCGCCGCACGCCTGCCGGAGCTGTCCGATCCGGCGGAGCTGCACCGGCGGCTGGTCCGCCTGGCCTCGGCGGAACGCCTCGGGGCGGGCGAGCCGGCGGGCGTGCGCACGGCCGGGGAACGCCGGACCCGGTTCTGGACCCGGTCCGCCATCGCCTTCACGGCCACCATCATCGGCGCGACGACGCTCACCCTGCGCACCGCCCCCATGCACTACCTGGCCCCGGTGTCCCCCGGGCACACGGTCCAGGGGCTGCCGGCGCAGGGCATGCTCGGCCCGCTCTCGCCGGAGGCGCTCGCGCTGCGCGCCGGGTTGAGGAAGGAGGCGGCGGGCGGGCCGGAGCGGCTGGCACCGGAGCCCAGATGA
- the purH gene encoding bifunctional phosphoribosylaminoimidazolecarboxamide formyltransferase/IMP cyclohydrolase → MTAENKRPIRRALVSVYDKTGLEELARGLHEAGVELVSTGSTAGRIAAAGVPVTKVEDLTGFPECLDGRVKTLHPKVHAGILADLRLEDHRRQLGELGVEPFDLVVVNLYPFRETVASGASPDECVEQIDIGGPSMVRAAAKNHPSVAVVTSPDRYADVLAAVRDGGFDLATRKRLAAEAFQHTAAYDVAVASWFASSYAPVDESSFPDFLGATYARKNTLRYGENPHQPAALYTGGPVGGLAEAEQLHGKEMSYNNYTDTDAARRAAYDHDEPCVAIIKHANPCGIAVGADVAEAHRKAHACDPLSAFGGVIAVNRPVSKEMAEQVAEIFTEVIVAPDYEDGALEALAKKKNIRVLKAPNGPCGRVEAKHIDGGVLLQATDRLQADGDDPANWTLASGEALPAGELAELAFAWRACRAVKSNAILLAKDGASVGVGMGQVNRVDSCKLAVERAGAERARGSYAASDAFFPFPDGPEILMAAGVRAIVQPGGSIRDEQVVEAAHKAGVTMYFTGTRHFFH, encoded by the coding sequence GTGACCGCCGAGAACAAGCGGCCCATCCGGCGCGCGCTCGTCAGCGTCTACGACAAGACCGGCCTGGAGGAGCTCGCGCGCGGGCTGCACGAAGCGGGCGTCGAACTCGTCTCCACCGGCTCCACCGCCGGCCGGATCGCCGCGGCCGGCGTGCCCGTCACCAAGGTCGAGGACCTCACCGGCTTCCCCGAGTGCCTGGACGGCCGGGTCAAGACGCTGCACCCCAAGGTGCACGCCGGTATCCTCGCCGACCTGCGTCTGGAGGACCACCGGCGGCAGCTGGGCGAGCTGGGTGTCGAGCCCTTCGATCTCGTCGTGGTCAACCTCTACCCGTTCCGCGAGACCGTCGCCTCCGGCGCCTCGCCCGACGAGTGCGTCGAGCAGATCGACATCGGCGGCCCCTCGATGGTCCGCGCCGCCGCCAAGAACCACCCGTCCGTGGCCGTGGTCACCAGCCCGGACCGCTACGCCGACGTCCTCGCCGCGGTGCGGGACGGCGGCTTCGACCTCGCCACCCGCAAGCGCCTGGCCGCCGAGGCCTTCCAGCACACGGCCGCCTACGACGTGGCCGTCGCCTCCTGGTTCGCCTCCTCCTACGCGCCCGTCGACGAGTCCTCCTTCCCGGACTTCCTCGGCGCCACCTACGCGCGCAAGAACACCCTCCGCTACGGCGAGAACCCGCACCAGCCCGCCGCCCTCTACACCGGCGGCCCGGTCGGCGGACTCGCCGAGGCCGAGCAGCTGCACGGCAAGGAGATGTCGTACAACAACTACACGGACACGGACGCCGCCCGCCGTGCCGCGTACGACCACGACGAGCCGTGCGTGGCGATCATCAAGCACGCCAACCCGTGCGGCATCGCGGTCGGCGCCGACGTCGCCGAGGCGCACCGCAAGGCGCACGCCTGCGACCCGCTGTCCGCGTTCGGCGGAGTGATCGCGGTCAACCGCCCGGTCAGCAAGGAGATGGCCGAGCAGGTCGCGGAGATCTTCACCGAGGTCATCGTCGCGCCGGACTACGAGGACGGCGCACTGGAGGCCCTCGCCAAGAAGAAGAACATCCGGGTGCTGAAGGCCCCGAACGGACCGTGCGGCCGGGTGGAGGCCAAGCACATCGACGGCGGCGTGCTGCTCCAGGCCACCGACCGCCTCCAGGCCGACGGCGACGACCCGGCCAACTGGACCCTCGCCAGCGGCGAGGCGCTGCCGGCCGGCGAGCTGGCCGAGCTCGCCTTCGCGTGGCGTGCCTGCCGGGCGGTCAAGTCCAACGCGATCCTGCTCGCCAAGGACGGGGCCTCGGTCGGCGTCGGCATGGGCCAGGTCAACCGTGTCGACTCCTGCAAGCTGGCGGTGGAGCGGGCCGGCGCGGAGCGGGCCCGCGGCTCCTACGCGGCCTCGGACGCGTTCTTCCCGTTCCCCGACGGCCCCGAGATCCTCATGGCCGCCGGCGTCCGCGCGATCGTCCAGCCGGGCGGCTCGATCCGCGACGAGCAGGTCGTCGAGGCCGCGCACAAGGCGGGCGTGACGATGTACTTCACCGGGACCCGCCACTTCTTCCACTGA
- the sucD gene encoding succinate--CoA ligase subunit alpha translates to MAIFLTKESKVIVQGMTGSEGQKHTRRMLASGTNIVGGVNPRKAGQSVDFDGTEVPVFGTVKDAIEKTGADVTVIFVPEKFTKDAVIEAIDAEIPLAVVITEGIAVHDSASFWAYAGKKGNRTRIIGPNCPGLITPGQSNAGIIPADITKPGRIGLVSKSGTLTYQMMYELRDIGFSTCVGIGGDPIIGTTHIDALKAFQDDPDTDLIVMIGEIGGDAEERAAAFIKENVTKPVVGYVAGFTAPEGKTMGHAGAIVSGSSGTAQAKKEALEAAGVKVGKTPTETAKLARAILGS, encoded by the coding sequence ATGGCTATCTTCCTCACCAAGGAATCCAAGGTCATCGTCCAGGGCATGACCGGCTCCGAGGGCCAGAAGCACACGCGTCGCATGCTGGCCTCGGGCACGAACATCGTCGGTGGCGTGAACCCGCGCAAGGCGGGCCAGAGCGTGGACTTCGACGGCACCGAGGTACCGGTCTTCGGGACCGTGAAGGACGCCATCGAGAAGACCGGCGCCGACGTCACGGTGATCTTCGTTCCGGAGAAGTTCACCAAGGACGCGGTGATCGAGGCGATCGACGCGGAGATCCCGCTCGCGGTGGTCATCACCGAGGGCATCGCGGTGCACGACTCGGCCTCCTTCTGGGCGTACGCCGGGAAGAAGGGCAACAGGACGCGGATCATCGGCCCGAACTGCCCGGGTCTGATCACGCCGGGTCAGTCGAACGCGGGCATCATCCCGGCCGACATCACCAAGCCGGGCCGGATCGGTCTGGTGTCGAAGTCGGGCACGCTGACGTACCAGATGATGTACGAGCTGCGGGACATCGGCTTCTCCACCTGTGTGGGTATCGGTGGTGACCCGATCATCGGTACCACGCACATCGACGCGCTGAAGGCGTTCCAGGACGACCCGGACACCGACCTGATCGTGATGATCGGTGAGATCGGCGGCGACGCGGAGGAGCGGGCCGCGGCGTTCATCAAGGAGAACGTGACCAAGCCGGTCGTCGGGTACGTCGCGGGCTTCACCGCGCCGGAGGGCAAGACCATGGGCCACGCGGGCGCCATCGTCTCGGGTTCCTCCGGTACCGCCCAGGCGAAGAAGGAGGCCCTGGAGGCCGCGGGCGTCAAGGTCGGCAAGACCCCGACCGAGACGGCCAAGCTGGCTCGCGCCATCCTCGGCAGCTGA
- a CDS encoding DUF6350 family protein — protein sequence MEAVIQTTRRRPPLSRLRTRLRDRSPGLGAGFVGGAVAAGLGLGSFAVVVVALWISSPYPDSGPGGALHVAAALWLLAHGAELIRTETLTGVPAPVGVTPLLLLALPALLVHRAARDATDGGDGGPLLPPRSAWTGIVLGYLAVGSGAAAYADGGALRPSWAWAAVCVPLFAAAAAGSGVWKAYGCPRAPLERALRRLPGGVRRLLLGPGPQVRLGAAARAAGAGAMVFVGGGALMLVVSLVVHAGTVQEAFLELTEGWSGRFAVLLTCLALLPNALLWAAAYSLGPGFVLGAGHAVGPLSSAPAPLLPPFPLLAAVPDPGPGTALNWVTVSLPVTAGLTMGWFVAGSAVREERGGVERDGGETRVRAWSWRRTVAGAGLACLLCAAVLGALAALAGGPLGGSALARFGPVGWQVGAAALVWTVTAAVPTAAALRAWRCRSGRVAVGGEAEPETGEPRAGATVTVPRPSPTEAMRGRVRRWGLLLRAKAPKPRPPQPTPVPDRYDDLLEPYDVLLFDPPVPGPPSWHEDDGAPQARRAALKETAAGTEAPREAAAAEKNAKPEGTVRPPVPPKPVDLPPDPGHGDQVAPPTRREPSVRESLWDSPREPVAPRPPAQDPGAEEPPAPDAPVSR from the coding sequence ATGGAAGCCGTGATCCAGACGACCCGTCGACGTCCACCGCTGTCACGCCTTCGCACCCGCCTGCGGGACCGCTCACCCGGCTTGGGAGCCGGCTTCGTGGGCGGTGCGGTCGCGGCGGGGCTCGGCCTCGGCTCGTTCGCCGTGGTCGTCGTCGCGCTGTGGATCAGCTCGCCGTATCCGGACAGCGGACCCGGCGGCGCGCTGCATGTCGCCGCCGCGCTGTGGCTGCTGGCGCACGGCGCCGAACTGATCCGCACCGAAACCCTCACGGGGGTCCCCGCGCCCGTCGGAGTGACCCCGCTGCTGCTGCTCGCGCTGCCCGCGCTGCTGGTGCACCGGGCGGCCCGGGACGCGACCGACGGGGGCGACGGCGGGCCGCTCCTCCCACCCCGCAGCGCCTGGACGGGCATCGTCCTCGGCTACCTCGCCGTCGGATCCGGCGCCGCCGCGTACGCGGACGGCGGTGCGCTGCGGCCCTCGTGGGCGTGGGCTGCGGTGTGCGTACCGCTTTTCGCCGCGGCGGCCGCGGGCAGTGGCGTGTGGAAGGCGTACGGCTGCCCCCGCGCACCCCTGGAGCGGGCGTTGCGACGGCTGCCGGGCGGCGTGAGGCGGCTGCTCCTCGGGCCGGGCCCGCAGGTGCGCCTGGGTGCCGCGGCGCGGGCGGCGGGGGCCGGTGCCATGGTGTTCGTCGGCGGCGGGGCGCTGATGCTCGTGGTGTCGCTGGTGGTGCACGCCGGGACGGTCCAGGAGGCCTTCCTGGAGCTGACCGAGGGCTGGTCGGGACGGTTCGCCGTACTGCTGACGTGCCTGGCGCTGCTGCCGAACGCGCTGCTGTGGGCGGCGGCCTACTCCCTCGGACCCGGCTTCGTGCTCGGCGCGGGTCATGCCGTCGGCCCGCTGTCCTCCGCCCCGGCCCCGCTGCTGCCGCCCTTCCCGCTGCTCGCCGCGGTTCCGGACCCCGGCCCCGGCACCGCGCTGAACTGGGTGACGGTGTCGCTGCCGGTGACGGCCGGGCTGACGATGGGCTGGTTCGTGGCCGGGTCGGCGGTGCGGGAGGAGCGGGGCGGCGTGGAGCGGGACGGCGGAGAGACACGCGTGCGGGCCTGGTCGTGGCGGCGGACGGTGGCCGGTGCCGGGCTGGCCTGTCTGCTGTGCGCGGCGGTTCTCGGGGCGCTCGCGGCACTGGCCGGCGGTCCGCTCGGGGGCTCCGCACTCGCCCGGTTCGGGCCCGTCGGGTGGCAGGTGGGTGCTGCGGCACTGGTGTGGACCGTGACGGCGGCCGTGCCGACGGCGGCGGCGCTGCGGGCATGGCGCTGCCGCTCGGGCCGGGTGGCGGTGGGCGGCGAGGCCGAGCCGGAAACCGGCGAACCCCGGGCGGGCGCGACCGTCACGGTGCCGCGCCCGTCGCCCACCGAAGCCATGCGCGGAAGAGTGCGCCGGTGGGGCCTGCTTCTGCGGGCGAAGGCCCCGAAGCCCCGGCCCCCGCAGCCCACGCCGGTACCCGATCGCTATGACGACCTCCTCGAGCCGTACGACGTACTGCTCTTCGACCCGCCGGTGCCGGGACCCCCCTCCTGGCACGAGGACGACGGAGCCCCGCAGGCCCGCCGGGCCGCACTGAAGGAGACGGCGGCAGGGACGGAGGCGCCGCGCGAGGCCGCGGCGGCGGAGAAGAACGCGAAGCCCGAAGGAACCGTGAGGCCGCCCGTGCCCCCGAAGCCGGTGGATCTCCCTCCGGACCCCGGTCACGGGGACCAAGTGGCCCCGCCCACCCGGCGGGAACCTTCCGTACGGGAATCCCTGTGGGATTCCCCGCGCGAACCCGTCGCGCCACGACCCCCCGCACAGGACCCCGGCGCGGAGGAGCCTCCCGCGCCGGACGCCCCCGTCAGTCGCTGA
- the purN gene encoding phosphoribosylglycinamide formyltransferase: protein MAAKPVAKRLVVLVSGSGTNLQALLDAIADVGVEAYGAEIVAVGADRDGIEGLARAERAGLPTFVRKVKDYGTREEWDAALAEAVAAHEPDLVVSAGFMKIVGKEFLARFGGRFVNTHPALLPSFPGAHGVRDALAYGARVTGCTVHFVDDGVDTGPIIAQGVVEVRDEDDESALHERIKEVERRLLVEVVGRLARNGYRIEGRKVVIQ, encoded by the coding sequence GTGGCCGCCAAGCCCGTGGCCAAGCGCCTCGTCGTGCTGGTCTCCGGATCCGGCACCAATCTTCAGGCGCTCCTCGACGCGATCGCCGACGTGGGAGTCGAGGCCTACGGCGCCGAGATCGTCGCCGTGGGCGCCGACCGTGACGGCATCGAGGGGCTGGCGCGCGCCGAGCGCGCCGGGCTGCCGACCTTCGTGCGGAAGGTCAAGGACTACGGCACGCGCGAGGAGTGGGACGCGGCGCTGGCCGAGGCCGTCGCCGCCCACGAGCCCGACCTCGTCGTCTCCGCCGGGTTCATGAAGATCGTGGGGAAGGAGTTCCTCGCGCGGTTCGGTGGGCGGTTCGTCAACACGCACCCCGCCCTGCTGCCCAGTTTTCCCGGGGCCCACGGTGTGCGGGACGCGCTCGCGTACGGCGCCAGGGTCACCGGCTGCACCGTCCACTTCGTCGACGACGGCGTCGACACCGGCCCGATCATCGCCCAGGGCGTGGTCGAGGTGCGGGACGAGGACGACGAGAGCGCGCTGCACGAGCGCATCAAGGAAGTCGAGCGAAGGCTGCTCGTCGAGGTCGTGGGGCGGCTCGCCCGCAACGGCTATCGCATCGAGGGACGAAAGGTAGTTATCCAGTGA